The Enterobacter mori genomic interval ATGTTCTCCCCGCACTTGCGCTTCGCGCGCAGGGAACGGCAGTAGCGTTCGATCCCCTGCGGGGTGTTCTCCATCAGCACCGCGTTGTTCCCGCTTTGAGCAATCGGCCAGAAGCCGCTGCGAGCAAAGCGCTCCCGGTTGCACGGACGGGTGCAGAGGAAGAGGTGAAAATGACCGTGCGCCAGCGCCGCATTTTCCACCTCTGCCAGCAGCCGCGCGCTGAGGTTCTCGCCGCGAAGCTGTTCGTTGACCGCCACGCATTTGATGACGTTAGCAGCAAGCCCGGCGCAACCCACCAGCTGCGAGCCTGACCAGGCTTCGACAAACAGCGTGATGTCGTTGTCCAGGCCAAGGCCGCTGTCGGCCAGCAGGTAGCGGATCTGGCTTAAGCGCTCCGGGTGTTTCGCCACTACGGTGTGGCGAAAATCGATGGGTTGCGGGTGCATGCTGTCGCCTTACTTAATGTGCTGCCGCAAGCCCGACGGCTGGCGCTTCCACGATCACGTTGCTCAGATGACCGATATGCTCGATCTCCACCTCAATGCGATCGCCCTCTTTCATAAACAGCGGCGGATTACGCTTTTTACCCACCCCGCCCGGGGATCCGGTGATGATCACGTCGCCCGGACTTAAGCGGGTGAAGGTGCTGATGTACTCGATCAGCTCCGCAACCTTGTGGATCATGCTGCTGGTGTTGTCTTCCTGCACCATGCGGCCGTTCAGCCAGGTGCGGATCGCCAATTGGTGCGGGTCCGGGATCTCATCCGCCGTCGCCATCCACGGCCCAAACGCCCCGGTCTGACGCCAGTTTTTACCGGCGGTAAACCAGGTGTGCTGCCAGTCGCGGGCGGAGCCGTCCATGTAGCAGCTGTAGCCCGCCACGTGGCGCAGCGCGTCGTCGCGGCTGATGTTCTCCCCGCCTTTGCCGATGATCACCGCCAGCTCGCCTTCGTAGTCGAATTCGCTGGAGTGGCGCGGCTTCAGCACCGGCTCGTTGTGGCCGGTCTGTGAATCAGGGAAGCGGACAAACAGCGTCGGGGCCGGGTTATGCTGGTCAAACTCCTTGCGCTTGTCGGCGTAGTTCATGCCCACGCAGAGGATCTTTTCCGGCTGCACGATCACCGGTAAGAAGGTGATGGCGCTCAGCGGCACGTCCACGGCGTCGTTCAGGTAGCGGGTGGCCTGCGCCAGCCCGTTGCCCTGCAGCAGCGCCTTGAGGTCGCCGTAGCGGTCGCCGAGACGGCGGCCTAAATCAATCACGCCGTCGGCCTGGACGATGCCGTAGCTGCGTTTTCCCTGGTATAAAAAGCTTGCGAGTTTCATTGTTCTTTCCTGAAAACTTAAACGAGGAAGTTGCCCAGAATCAGCAGTGAGATGGAGACGTTAATCGCCCCGCCGATACGGGTAGCAATCTGGGCGAATGGCATCAGGCTCATGCGGTTGCCTGCGGTCAGGATCGCCACGTCGCCGGTACCGCCCTGCCCGCTCTGACAGCAGGAGACGATGGCGACATCAATCGGGTGCATACCAATCTTTTTGCCGACGAAGAAGCCGGTCGCCACCAGCGCAGAGACGGTGCTGACAATCACCAGCAGGTTGCTGACGGTGAACGCCGCCACCAGTTCATGCCACGGGGTGATGGCCACGCCGACGGCGAAGAGGATTGGGTAGGTCACGGAGGTCTGGAAGAATTTGTACACTACCTGCGAGCCTTCCAGCAGGCGCGGAGAGGCGCCGTTGCAGAGCTTCACCAGCACCGCCATAAACAGCATGCCGACCGGGGCAGGCAGGCCAATCAGCTTGTGGCCGAGCATGCCCAGCATGTAGAGCAGCACCGCCAGCAGCGCACCGGAGGCGATAGTAGTGACGTCCGCTTTGCCGGAAAACGCGGGCTGAGAAACGGTGGTATCGGCATTGGCGCGGTTAGGCATCAGCTGGCCTTCACCGGTCAGGTGCGGGTAGCGCTTACCAAGCTGGTTCAGGCAGCCGGAGATAATGATCGCCGTCAGACCGCCGAGCATCACCATCGGCAGCACGCGGCCGAGCGCAACGCCCTGGTCCATATGCAGCAGGGTGGCATAGCCGATGGAAAGCGGGATCGCCCCTTCCCCGACGCCGCCCGCCATAATCGGCAGAATGATAAAGAAGAAGATCTGGAACGGCTCAAGACCCAGCGCCAGGCCAACGCCCATCCCCACCAGCATGCCGACGATTTCACCGCACAGCATCGGGAAGAAGATGCGCAGGAAGCCCTGAATCAGCACCGTGCGGTTCATGCTC includes:
- a CDS encoding 2-hydroxycarboxylate transporter family protein; this encodes MSTTDDSFSVTHDPIEIQRPSLKERWWHIMDTWKIGIIPLPLFVLAGALIAIDCLGGKLPSDIVVMVATLAFFGFACGEFGKRLPIVGKLGAAAICATFIPSALVYYGLLPDVVVESTTKFYKSTNILYLYICCIIVGSIMSMNRTVLIQGFLRIFFPMLCGEIVGMLVGMGVGLALGLEPFQIFFFIILPIMAGGVGEGAIPLSIGYATLLHMDQGVALGRVLPMVMLGGLTAIIISGCLNQLGKRYPHLTGEGQLMPNRANADTTVSQPAFSGKADVTTIASGALLAVLLYMLGMLGHKLIGLPAPVGMLFMAVLVKLCNGASPRLLEGSQVVYKFFQTSVTYPILFAVGVAITPWHELVAAFTVSNLLVIVSTVSALVATGFFVGKKIGMHPIDVAIVSCCQSGQGGTGDVAILTAGNRMSLMPFAQIATRIGGAINVSISLLILGNFLV
- a CDS encoding fumarylacetoacetate hydrolase family protein encodes the protein MKLASFLYQGKRSYGIVQADGVIDLGRRLGDRYGDLKALLQGNGLAQATRYLNDAVDVPLSAITFLPVIVQPEKILCVGMNYADKRKEFDQHNPAPTLFVRFPDSQTGHNEPVLKPRHSSEFDYEGELAVIIGKGGENISRDDALRHVAGYSCYMDGSARDWQHTWFTAGKNWRQTGAFGPWMATADEIPDPHQLAIRTWLNGRMVQEDNTSSMIHKVAELIEYISTFTRLSPGDVIITGSPGGVGKKRNPPLFMKEGDRIEVEIEHIGHLSNVIVEAPAVGLAAAH